Proteins encoded within one genomic window of Brassica rapa cultivar Chiifu-401-42 chromosome A09, CAAS_Brap_v3.01, whole genome shotgun sequence:
- the LOC103840782 gene encoding 60S ribosomal protein L27a-2, whose translation MATALKKNRKKRGHVSAGHGRIGKHRKHPGGRGNAGGMHHHRILFDKYHPGYFGKVGMRYFHKLRNKFYCPIVNLDKLWSLVPEDVKAKSTKDKVPMIDVTQHGFFKVLGKGHLPEGKPFVVKAKLISKTAEKKIKEAGGAVVLTA comes from the coding sequence ATGGCGACGGCGTTGAAGAAGAACAGGAAGAAGAGAGGCCACGTCAGCGCCGGTCACGGACGTATCGGGAAGCACCGCAAGCATCCAGGAGGTCGCGGTAACGCGGGAGGTATGCATCACCACCGTATCCTCTTCGACAAGTACCATCCAGGTTACTTCGGGAAGGTGGGGATGAGGTACTTCCACAAGCTCCGCAACAAGTTCTACTGCCCCATCGTCAACCTCGACAAGCTCTGGTCTCTCGTCCCCGAGGATGTCAAGGCCAAGTCCACCAAAGACAAGGTGCCGATGATCGATGTGACGCAGCACGGCTTCTTTAAGGTTCTTGGGAAAGGTCATTTGCCTGAGGGCAAGCCTTTCGTTGTCAAGGCTAAGCTTATCTCCAAGACTGCTGAGAAGAAGATCAAGGAGGCTGGTGGCGCCGTCGTCCTCACTGCTTAA